The following are encoded in a window of Syngnathoides biaculeatus isolate LvHL_M chromosome 3, ASM1980259v1, whole genome shotgun sequence genomic DNA:
- the c3h16orf87 gene encoding UPF0547 protein C16orf87 homolog isoform X1 — MSTNKTKKVKMATKSCPECDQQIPVACKSCPCGYVFISRKLLNAKLNECSSANSADKLECKRRRTERIRRERLDCGLTHGGGDGGDGRRQHPRTNGQSDPIRRGRGRPKTVGIKKHDDDKEKQEKEVDVYAGLSDERAFVFSVALAEINRKILAQTLIL; from the exons ATGTcgacaaataaaacaaagaaagtcAAAATGGCTACGAAATCTTGTCCCGAATGCGACCAACAG ATTCCCGTGGCGTGCAAGTCGTGCCCGTGCGGCTACGTCTTCATCAGCAGGAAGCTCCTCAACGCCAAACTGAATGAGTGCTCGTCCGCAAACTCGGCGG aCAAGTTGGAATGCAAGCGTCGGCGCACGGAGCGCATCCGGCGCGAGCGACTGGACTGCGGCCTGACGCACGGGGGGGGCGACGGCGGGGACGGGAGGAGGCAGCACCCGAGGACCAACGGCCAGTCGGATCCCATCcggagggggcgggggagaCCCAAGACCGTTGGAATCAAGAAACACGACGATGACaaag AGAAACAAGAGAAGGAAGTGGACGTGTACGCGGGCCTGTCGGACGAGCGGGCCTTCGTGTTCTCCGTGGCCTTGGCTGAGATCAACCGCAAGATCCTGGCTCAAACGCTCATCTTGTAG
- the si:cabz01068815.1 gene encoding solute carrier family 51 subunit beta: protein MQHFGMFGGCCVLLFVFLSGGGAFLVRHPSSDKCLEERRYPRGSPVLRACRPFSRAQQWAWKGRGLLASELTSMCLAVGWPSATLPCHPRAELQWGCDRDTLIARSSPMAPPVDWWRLAPSRPDAHDGGEEGGEGNLCKPDNFRLRRASPDDKRPSAEGGDEKKAAVTDQQKEYLRWFYRTEDPTVWKFALLGLAFVCLLVGFLLLGMGAMASRNRRKIAKYKAAAAAQKGEDRTWAAGDDDCARAPPPATPCNGDMKAGSIVVTWKDGNTSCLYNDDPDRAEVEAEVELPQPSEGEKARVQREDEDGEEEEEMKDGRDTTQLAAMST from the exons ATGCAACATTTCG GCATGTTTGGTGGATGCTGCGTGCTTCTCTTCGTCTTCCTCTCAG GAGGCGGAGCTTTCCTGGTGCGCCATCCTTCCAGTGACAAGTGTTTGGAGGAGCGTCGGTATCCGAGGGGCAGCCCGGTTTTGCGCGCTTGCCGCCCGTTCTCCAGGGCCCAGCAGTGGGCGTGGAAAGGGCGTGGTCTGTTGGCCTCCGAGCTGACGTCCATGTGCCTGGCGGTGGGCTGGCCCAGCGCCACGCTGCCGTGTCACCCACGGGCCGAGCTCCAGTGGGGGTGCGACAGGGACACGCTGATCGCCAGGAGTTCGCCAATGGCGCCCCCTGTGGACTGGTGGCGACTTGCGCCCTCCAGACCTGACGCGCAcgatggaggagaagaaggaggagaaggaaaccTCTGCAAACCCGACAACTTCA GGCTGCGTCGAGCGTCGCCGGACGACAAGCGGCCATCGGCGGAAGGCGGCGACGAGAAGAAAGCGGCCGTGACGGACCAACAGAAAGAATACCTGCGATGGTTTTATCGCACCGAAGACC CAACTGTGTGGAAGTTTGCCCTGTTGGGTTTGGCCTTCGTCTGCCTTCTGGTGGGCTTCCTCTTGCTGGGAATGGGCGCCATGGCTAGCag GAACAGGAGGAAGATCGCCAAGTacaaggcggcggcggcggcccagAAAGGCGAAGACCGGACGTGGGCGGCAGGCGACGACGACTGCGCTCGCGCGCCGCCGCCGGCGACGCCCTGCAACGGCGACATGAAAGCGGGGAGCATCGTGGTGACGTGGAAGGACGGAAACACTTCGTGCTTGTACAACGACGACCCGGACCGCGCCGAGGTCGAGGCCGAGGTCGAGCTGCCCCAGCCGAGCGAGGGGGAGAAGGCGCGAGTCCAGCGGGAGGACGAAGacggggaggaagaggaggagatgaAGGATGGACGAGACACAACACAACTGGCGGCGATGTCTACTTGA
- the mtfmt gene encoding methionyl-tRNA formyltransferase, mitochondrial isoform X1: MPSGGSGAAGATLTVLGLLRPSGGAWAAAARRWEPQGAQRRPCSSGPPWRLLFFGSDLFAVESLRVLAGDRTGADGTVSSLEVVTLGDDLPVADFARREGLRLHRWPPADVGGRFDVGVVVSFGRLLQQKLIEQFPRGVLNVHPSLLPRWRGPAPIFHTILNGDAVTGVTIMQIRPHRFDAGPILNQTLHRVPESSTADELADVLAAKGARLQLLDTLRTLPQKMAEKREQSRAGATLAPKMRASASRLLWDEQTCEQIERLYRAIGSRIPLRSTWMGASIKLLDFAGRCHISAADERGEGPPPGSVTFRKESDTLAVRCKDGWVGFKAVVLRKRLTAADFYNGYLHRETRPHAAAFVSPPEGRTDGVDSPGARRVRPQKDARCFLTNGER; this comes from the exons ATGCCGAGCGGTGGCAGCGGGGCGGCTGGAGCCACGCTGACTGTCCTCGGCCTCCTCCGGCCCAGCGGCGGTGCTTGGGCGGCTGCTGCGCGGAGGTGGGAGCCGCAGGGGGCACAAAGGCGCCCGTGCTCGTCGGGACCCCCGTGGAGGCTCCTGTTCTTCGGCTCGGATCTATTCGCTGTGGAGTCCCTCAGGGTCCTCGCGGGGGACAG GACCGGCGCGGACGGCACAGTGTCGTCGCTGGAGGTGGTGACCCTCGGCGACGACCTTCCCGTGGCCGACTTCGCCCGGCGCGAAGGCCTCCGGCTGCACCGATGGCCGCCGGCAGACGTGGGCGGACGCTTTGATGTGGGTGTGGTCGTGTCTTTCGGCCGTTTGCTCCAGCAAAAACTCATCGAGCAGTTTCCACG TGGCGTCCTGAACGTCCATCCAAGCCTTCTCCCTCGCTGGCGTGGCCCCGCCCCCATCTTCCACACCATCCTCAACGGAGACGCCGTGACGGGCGTGACCATCATGCAGATACGACCTCACAG GTTCGACGCGGGTCCCATCCTGAACCAGACTCTCCACCGCGTCCCCGAGAGCAGCACGGCCGACGAGCTGGCCGACGTCCTCGCCGCCAAAGGGGCTCGGCTG CAGCTCCTGGACACCTTACGCACGTTGCCTCAGAAGATGGCGGAGAAGCGGGAACAGAGCCGGGCCGGCGCCACTTTGG CCCCGAAGATGCGCGCCTCCGCCAGCCGGCTGCTGTGGGACGAGCAGACGTGCGAGCAGATCGAGCGCCTTTACCGGGCCATCGGGTCGCGG ATTCCCCTGAGGAGCACGTGGATGGGGGCCAGCATCAAACTGCTGGACTTTGCGGGGAGGTGCCACATCTCGGCGGCAG ACGAGCGGGGGGAGGGGCCGCCGCCGGGCTCGGTGACCTTCCGCAAGGAATCCGACACGCTGGCCGTCCGCTGCAAG GACGGGTGGGTGGGGTTCAAGGCGGTGGTCCTGAGGAAGCGTCTGACGGCGGCCGACTTTTACAACGGCTACTTGCATCGCGAGACGAGGCCGCACGCCGCCGCTTTTGTCAGCCCGCCggagggacggacggacggcgtCGACTCGCCAGGCGCTCGGCGGGTCCGCCCACAAAAAGACGCCCGGTGCTTCCTGACGAACGGGGAACGTTGA
- the mtfmt gene encoding methionyl-tRNA formyltransferase, mitochondrial isoform X2 — protein MPSGGSGAAGATLTVLGLLRPSGGAWAAAARRWEPQGAQRRPCSSGPPWRLLFFGSDLFAVESLRVLAGDRTGADGTVSSLEVVTLGDDLPVADFARREGLRLHRWPPADVGGRFDVGVVVSFGRLLQQKLIEQFPRGVLNVHPSLLPRWRGPAPIFHTILNGDAVTGVTIMQIRPHRFDAGPILNQTLHRVPESSTADELADVLAAKGARLLLDTLRTLPQKMAEKREQSRAGATLAPKMRASASRLLWDEQTCEQIERLYRAIGSRIPLRSTWMGASIKLLDFAGRCHISAADERGEGPPPGSVTFRKESDTLAVRCKDGWVGFKAVVLRKRLTAADFYNGYLHRETRPHAAAFVSPPEGRTDGVDSPGARRVRPQKDARCFLTNGER, from the exons ATGCCGAGCGGTGGCAGCGGGGCGGCTGGAGCCACGCTGACTGTCCTCGGCCTCCTCCGGCCCAGCGGCGGTGCTTGGGCGGCTGCTGCGCGGAGGTGGGAGCCGCAGGGGGCACAAAGGCGCCCGTGCTCGTCGGGACCCCCGTGGAGGCTCCTGTTCTTCGGCTCGGATCTATTCGCTGTGGAGTCCCTCAGGGTCCTCGCGGGGGACAG GACCGGCGCGGACGGCACAGTGTCGTCGCTGGAGGTGGTGACCCTCGGCGACGACCTTCCCGTGGCCGACTTCGCCCGGCGCGAAGGCCTCCGGCTGCACCGATGGCCGCCGGCAGACGTGGGCGGACGCTTTGATGTGGGTGTGGTCGTGTCTTTCGGCCGTTTGCTCCAGCAAAAACTCATCGAGCAGTTTCCACG TGGCGTCCTGAACGTCCATCCAAGCCTTCTCCCTCGCTGGCGTGGCCCCGCCCCCATCTTCCACACCATCCTCAACGGAGACGCCGTGACGGGCGTGACCATCATGCAGATACGACCTCACAG GTTCGACGCGGGTCCCATCCTGAACCAGACTCTCCACCGCGTCCCCGAGAGCAGCACGGCCGACGAGCTGGCCGACGTCCTCGCCGCCAAAGGGGCTCGGCTG CTCCTGGACACCTTACGCACGTTGCCTCAGAAGATGGCGGAGAAGCGGGAACAGAGCCGGGCCGGCGCCACTTTGG CCCCGAAGATGCGCGCCTCCGCCAGCCGGCTGCTGTGGGACGAGCAGACGTGCGAGCAGATCGAGCGCCTTTACCGGGCCATCGGGTCGCGG ATTCCCCTGAGGAGCACGTGGATGGGGGCCAGCATCAAACTGCTGGACTTTGCGGGGAGGTGCCACATCTCGGCGGCAG ACGAGCGGGGGGAGGGGCCGCCGCCGGGCTCGGTGACCTTCCGCAAGGAATCCGACACGCTGGCCGTCCGCTGCAAG GACGGGTGGGTGGGGTTCAAGGCGGTGGTCCTGAGGAAGCGTCTGACGGCGGCCGACTTTTACAACGGCTACTTGCATCGCGAGACGAGGCCGCACGCCGCCGCTTTTGTCAGCCCGCCggagggacggacggacggcgtCGACTCGCCAGGCGCTCGGCGGGTCCGCCCACAAAAAGACGCCCGGTGCTTCCTGACGAACGGGGAACGTTGA
- the c3h16orf87 gene encoding UPF0547 protein C16orf87 homolog isoform X2 codes for MVTFLPTWWPLIWIPVACKSCPCGYVFISRKLLNAKLNECSSANSADKLECKRRRTERIRRERLDCGLTHGGGDGGDGRRQHPRTNGQSDPIRRGRGRPKTVGIKKHDDDKEKQEKEVDVYAGLSDERAFVFSVALAEINRKILAQTLIL; via the exons ATGGTCACATTTTTACCCACTTGGTGGCCATTAATCTGG ATTCCCGTGGCGTGCAAGTCGTGCCCGTGCGGCTACGTCTTCATCAGCAGGAAGCTCCTCAACGCCAAACTGAATGAGTGCTCGTCCGCAAACTCGGCGG aCAAGTTGGAATGCAAGCGTCGGCGCACGGAGCGCATCCGGCGCGAGCGACTGGACTGCGGCCTGACGCACGGGGGGGGCGACGGCGGGGACGGGAGGAGGCAGCACCCGAGGACCAACGGCCAGTCGGATCCCATCcggagggggcgggggagaCCCAAGACCGTTGGAATCAAGAAACACGACGATGACaaag AGAAACAAGAGAAGGAAGTGGACGTGTACGCGGGCCTGTCGGACGAGCGGGCCTTCGTGTTCTCCGTGGCCTTGGCTGAGATCAACCGCAAGATCCTGGCTCAAACGCTCATCTTGTAG